A region from the Leishmania panamensis strain MHOM/PA/94/PSC-1 chromosome 20 sequence genome encodes:
- a CDS encoding hypothetical protein (TriTrypDB/GeneDB-style sysID: LpmP.20.3850) has product MLRRSVVRCVYERFEGHISGDKGHMTLQQACTIFGYQLDEEWTKKDIRKRFQKLALRFHPDKGGTSEQFLTLKEAQHLLLTHRRDRGADRGAKGAKGEGDAGGINFRRMNYDNLTNTIHRQTADNPEYRSFSLQDFAIFLVCFTAAALYYFYKTYTTQMQVLRSRWSYSEDAIHADYKGKAPSESMWHPWMADAETRDRMDDIAILQGSVRQELIDEKRKVAPPTYMPWQSSGPFACHMAPARAPEVSKDAHASG; this is encoded by the coding sequence ATGCTCCGTCGCAGTGTAGTACGTTGCGTGTACGAGCGCTTTGAGGGGCACATATCGGGTGACAAGGGCCAcatgacgctgcagcaggcatgCACCATCTTTGGCTACCAGCTCGATGAGGAGTGGACTAAAAAGGATATCCGAAAACGATTTCAGAAACTGGCGCTGCGATTTCACCCCGACAAAGGTGGCACTAGCGAGCAGTTTCTGACGCTGAAGGAGGcacagcacctgctgctgacgcatCGTCGTGACCGGGGCGCCGACCGGGGTGCAAAGGGGGCGAAAGGCGAGGGTGATGCAGGCGGAATTAACTTTCGGCGCATGAACTACGACAACCTCACCAATACAATTCATCGGCAGACGGCCGACAACCCTGAATACCGCTCCTTCAGCCTGCAGGACTTTGCCATCTTCCTTGTCTGCTTcactgcagcggctctgTACTACTTTTACAAGACCTACACCACTCAAATGCAAGTGCTGAGAAGTCGATGGAGCTACTCCGAAGATGCAATTCACGCAGACTACAAGGGCAAAGCGCCCTCTGAAAGTATGTGGCATCCGTGGATGGCAGACGCGGAGACGCGCGACCGCATGGACGACATTGCCATTCTTCAAGGCAGTGTCCGACAAGAACTCATTGATGAGAAGCGAAAAGTAGCACCGCCAACGTACATGCCGTGGCAGTCCAGTGGGCCGTTTGCGTGTCATATGGCCCCAGCAAGGGCACCAGAGGTGTCCAAAGATGCACATGCGTCTGGATAA